The Pelosinus sp. IPA-1 genome contains a region encoding:
- a CDS encoding sirohydrochlorin cobaltochelatase, translated as MNKIMRVLGILFLSIAIIGGFTMRQTASAADLTDKKAILVVSFGTTFADTRKVTTDAVESKIREAFPEYEVRQAFTSRIIIKRLAERDGIKIDTEKQALDKLKAEGYTEVIVQPLHMEAGDEYAKLTHVVEKYEESKAFNKISIGHPVLYYTGQEGEKPDDYAIAIKALENQLPKLGKQEAVAMMGHGGVNPSNAAYAALQMKINDAGLKNVFIFTVEGYPTVENLITELRANKIKKVTLMPFMLVAGDHANNDMAGDDKESFKSQLIAAGFKVDTYLHGLGENVGIQDIYVQHVKDAIEGKFDKSKRSKDRPVIPVIE; from the coding sequence ATGAATAAAATCATGAGAGTACTTGGAATTTTATTTTTATCCATTGCCATTATTGGAGGCTTTACCATGAGGCAAACAGCGAGTGCTGCAGACTTGACAGATAAGAAGGCTATTTTAGTTGTTAGCTTTGGTACTACTTTTGCGGATACACGAAAAGTAACGACTGATGCTGTGGAGTCTAAAATTCGCGAAGCTTTTCCTGAGTATGAAGTTCGCCAAGCGTTTACTTCTCGAATTATTATCAAAAGATTAGCTGAACGGGACGGTATTAAAATTGATACTGAAAAGCAAGCACTCGATAAGTTGAAAGCAGAAGGATATACGGAAGTCATTGTTCAACCCCTGCATATGGAAGCTGGCGATGAATATGCAAAACTAACTCATGTTGTTGAAAAGTATGAAGAAAGTAAAGCTTTTAATAAAATATCTATTGGGCACCCAGTTCTTTACTATACAGGACAAGAAGGGGAAAAACCGGATGATTATGCAATTGCTATCAAAGCGTTAGAAAATCAATTGCCAAAACTAGGTAAGCAAGAGGCCGTTGCTATGATGGGCCATGGTGGTGTAAATCCTTCCAATGCAGCTTATGCTGCACTGCAAATGAAGATTAACGATGCTGGTCTTAAAAATGTCTTTATATTCACAGTTGAAGGATATCCAACAGTAGAAAATCTTATAACTGAATTGAGAGCAAATAAGATTAAAAAAGTAACGTTAATGCCTTTTATGCTGGTTGCTGGTGATCATGCCAACAACGATATGGCTGGGGATGATAAAGAATCGTTCAAATCCCAGTTGATAGCAGCTGGGTTTAAAGTAGATACTTATCTTCACGGTTTAGGTGAAAATGTAGGCATACAAGATATTTATGTACAACATGTGAAAGATGCCATCGAAGGAAAGTTTGACAAAAGCAAAAGAAGTAAAGACCGCCCAGTGATTCCAGTCATTGAGTAG
- a CDS encoding metalloregulator ArsR/SmtB family transcription factor: MEDMRNYIQQSEVLKAIAHPVRLCIVRGLINNQCNVTKMQECLNLPQSTVSQHLAKLKSAGIIEGERKGLEICYKVANQQVKDIVAILF, from the coding sequence ATGGAAGATATGAGAAACTATATTCAGCAAAGCGAAGTACTCAAAGCAATCGCCCATCCCGTAAGACTTTGTATTGTTAGAGGCTTAATTAATAACCAATGTAACGTAACAAAGATGCAAGAATGTCTGAATCTCCCCCAATCCACAGTTTCCCAGCATCTAGCAAAACTAAAGTCAGCAGGGATTATTGAAGGAGAACGAAAAGGGTTAGAAATCTGTTATAAGGTAGCCAATCAACAAGTAAAAGATATTGTAGCAATACTATTTTAG
- a CDS encoding DsrE/DsrF/DrsH-like family protein: MKILIVGGVAGGASAAARLRRLDETAEIILFEKGEHISFANCGLPYYVGEVIREKEQLVVQTPEAMNIRFNIDVRVFSEVLSIDTEKKELVVKDLRKGTNYRESYDKLILSPGAAPIKPPIPGLEAANVFTMRNIPDTYAIKDFVDTHQPKRAIVVGGGFIGIELAENLVERGIKVTLVELANQVMGPIDFEMAALVHQYLKEKGMEVYLEDGVTSVRQEENYSIVSLTSNTELKADIILLGIGVIPDTKLAKSANLVLGERGGIQVDKNLRTSDPDIYAVGDAIEVIDYVNGHPTLIPLAGPANKQGRIAANHILGRQDEYTGTQGTSVLKVFDVTVSSTGNNEKILKRFQIPYEKSYTHSLSHAGYYRGATTISLKLLFSPIDGKILGAQAIGQAGVEKRIDVIATAIRAGMTVYDLEKLELSYAPPYSSAKDPVNMAGYVASNILKGDHKIIHWDEIKQVDKENALLVDVRTPIEFGMGSIEDAINIPLDELRGRLQEIPKNKELILFCQIGLRGYLAYRILVQNGFTNLKNLSGGYKTYTTAMQEQSNRDIFRYEELQKENVQQTTTSPQSKQVDVTIDACGLQCPGPIMQVYNTLNTMQLGQVLEVITTDLAFGSDIKAWCVSTGNLLLEVNTSNQLVKAYIKKGTALQKESTNLNSPNNDKTMVVFSGDLDKAIAAFIIANGAAAMGRKVTMFFTFWGLNILRKPIKVNTSKTLLEAMFGMMMPRGSKKLGLSTMNMGGIGGKMIRYIMNKKNVSSLEDLIQQAQRQGIRIVACSMSLDVMGIKVEELIDGIEVAGVATYLSAAELADTNLFI, encoded by the coding sequence ATGAAGATATTGATCGTTGGCGGAGTAGCTGGAGGCGCAAGTGCAGCGGCACGTTTAAGACGTTTAGATGAAACAGCTGAGATTATTCTTTTTGAAAAAGGAGAACATATCTCCTTTGCTAACTGTGGTTTGCCTTATTATGTAGGCGAAGTTATTCGCGAAAAAGAACAGCTTGTCGTACAAACACCAGAAGCAATGAATATACGATTTAATATTGACGTGCGAGTCTTTAGCGAAGTCCTAAGTATTGATACTGAGAAAAAAGAACTTGTGGTAAAGGATCTTAGAAAAGGCACTAACTATAGAGAATCATATGATAAATTAATTCTCTCGCCAGGTGCCGCTCCAATTAAACCTCCGATCCCTGGCTTAGAGGCGGCGAATGTTTTCACCATGAGAAATATTCCGGATACCTATGCTATTAAAGATTTTGTTGACACTCATCAACCCAAACGAGCCATTGTCGTAGGAGGAGGATTCATCGGTATTGAATTAGCTGAGAATCTAGTAGAAAGAGGCATCAAAGTTACCTTAGTGGAATTAGCCAATCAAGTAATGGGGCCCATCGACTTTGAAATGGCAGCTTTAGTGCATCAATATTTAAAAGAAAAAGGCATGGAAGTTTATCTGGAAGATGGCGTAACATCAGTGCGTCAAGAAGAGAATTATTCCATTGTTTCACTTACGAGCAATACAGAGCTTAAAGCAGATATCATTCTATTAGGCATTGGCGTTATTCCAGATACTAAACTGGCAAAATCAGCGAATTTAGTTTTAGGAGAAAGAGGCGGAATTCAAGTTGACAAAAATTTAAGAACTTCAGATCCTGATATTTATGCTGTCGGTGATGCCATTGAAGTAATTGATTATGTAAACGGTCACCCTACTCTCATTCCATTAGCTGGGCCCGCCAATAAACAAGGACGAATTGCTGCCAATCATATTTTAGGCAGGCAAGATGAGTATACTGGAACACAAGGAACTTCTGTACTCAAAGTATTTGATGTAACAGTATCTTCTACAGGAAATAATGAGAAAATACTAAAGAGATTTCAAATTCCCTATGAAAAATCCTACACCCATTCTTTATCCCATGCAGGTTACTACCGTGGTGCGACCACAATTTCTCTAAAGCTCCTTTTTTCTCCAATCGATGGAAAAATACTCGGCGCTCAAGCAATTGGCCAGGCAGGCGTGGAAAAAAGAATTGATGTCATTGCGACAGCGATTCGTGCTGGTATGACAGTTTATGATTTAGAGAAATTGGAATTATCTTATGCACCACCCTATTCATCTGCAAAAGATCCTGTCAATATGGCTGGTTATGTTGCATCCAACATATTAAAAGGAGATCACAAAATTATTCATTGGGACGAAATCAAGCAAGTAGATAAAGAAAATGCTCTTTTAGTCGATGTACGAACCCCTATAGAATTTGGTATGGGTTCGATAGAAGATGCCATCAACATTCCCCTCGATGAACTAAGAGGCAGACTCCAGGAAATTCCTAAAAATAAAGAACTCATTCTTTTTTGCCAGATCGGATTAAGAGGCTATTTGGCTTATAGAATCCTAGTCCAAAATGGCTTTACAAATCTGAAAAATTTAAGTGGCGGTTATAAAACCTATACTACTGCCATGCAAGAACAATCCAATCGGGATATTTTCCGTTATGAAGAATTGCAGAAAGAAAATGTACAGCAAACCACCACATCACCCCAAAGCAAACAAGTTGACGTTACCATTGATGCTTGTGGATTACAGTGTCCTGGTCCGATTATGCAAGTTTATAATACCCTGAATACAATGCAGCTTGGTCAAGTTTTAGAAGTAATAACTACTGATCTGGCTTTTGGCTCCGACATAAAGGCTTGGTGCGTAAGCACTGGTAACCTTTTGCTAGAGGTAAATACCTCAAATCAGCTTGTCAAAGCTTATATAAAAAAAGGCACTGCATTACAAAAGGAAAGTACGAACCTTAATTCCCCTAACAATGATAAAACGATGGTTGTCTTCAGTGGTGATTTAGATAAGGCAATTGCTGCCTTCATTATTGCCAATGGAGCCGCGGCTATGGGAAGAAAAGTAACTATGTTTTTCACCTTTTGGGGACTTAATATTCTTAGAAAACCAATTAAAGTAAATACTAGTAAAACACTGCTAGAAGCTATGTTTGGCATGATGATGCCTAGAGGATCTAAAAAACTTGGCTTATCCACTATGAATATGGGTGGTATTGGTGGTAAAATGATACGGTATATTATGAACAAAAAAAATGTTTCTTCTTTAGAAGATCTAATTCAGCAGGCCCAAAGACAAGGCATTCGAATCGTAGCTTGCAGCATGTCCCTAGATGTAATGGGCATCAAAGTAGAGGAGCTAATAGACGGCATTGAAGTCGCCGGTGTTGCTACGTATCTTAGCGCTGCAGAATTAGCCGATACCAATTTATTTATCTAA
- a CDS encoding LysR family transcriptional regulator: protein MSKDLELYKIFHTVAYYKNISHAAAALYISQPAVSKSIKKLEAILDIKLFSRSSKGVTLTTEGKLFYEYIEKALHLISEGENTLTELKSKKQGVITIGVSTTLCKHFLLPHLKPFMNQYPEIKIKIINKTTFDTLQHIDQGMIDFGIVSRPFNLDSYTFIKLATIQDIFVAEKEYLKSIQVVAPNDIFTKAIFMLLESDNITRQYIDQFFIENNIFIKPEIEINTMDFLIEFAKIGLGVTVVIKNFIEQDLANGNLVEIPVSPPIPSRTIGIIFNKKKNLSIATQTFLSYLQTLI from the coding sequence ATGAGTAAAGATTTAGAACTATATAAAATTTTTCATACTGTTGCATACTATAAAAATATCTCCCATGCAGCAGCGGCATTGTATATCAGTCAACCAGCAGTAAGTAAGTCCATAAAAAAACTAGAAGCAATTCTTGATATTAAATTATTTTCCCGCAGTTCAAAGGGAGTGACTTTAACGACAGAAGGGAAACTTTTCTATGAATATATAGAAAAGGCACTCCATCTCATTTCAGAAGGTGAAAATACCCTAACGGAACTTAAGAGCAAAAAACAAGGTGTAATTACCATTGGTGTTAGTACGACGTTATGTAAGCATTTTCTTCTCCCCCACCTTAAACCCTTTATGAATCAATATCCTGAAATTAAAATAAAAATTATTAATAAAACCACTTTTGATACATTACAGCACATTGACCAAGGAATGATTGACTTTGGTATTGTCAGCCGCCCATTTAATCTGGATTCCTATACTTTTATCAAATTAGCTACTATCCAAGACATCTTTGTTGCTGAAAAAGAGTATTTAAAAAGCATTCAAGTGGTGGCGCCTAACGATATTTTCACAAAAGCCATTTTCATGCTTCTCGAATCAGATAATATTACACGCCAATATATTGATCAATTTTTTATTGAAAATAATATATTTATTAAACCTGAAATAGAAATTAATACTATGGATTTTCTTATTGAATTTGCCAAAATTGGCTTAGGCGTAACCGTTGTAATTAAAAATTTTATTGAACAAGATCTGGCCAATGGGAACCTTGTAGAAATTCCCGTTTCCCCTCCCATTCCGTCTCGCACCATCGGCATAATATTTAATAAGAAAAAAAATTTATCGATTGCAACCCAAACCTTCCTCTCTTATCTTCAAACTCTTATCTAA
- the leuD gene encoding 3-isopropylmalate dehydratase small subunit (catalyzes the isomerization between 2-isopropylmalate and 3-isopropylmalate in leucine biosynthesis) — MIKLIKGKVWKFGNDVDTDQIIPSQYLLLPTVEEMKQYTFEPLDKDFASTICAGDVIVGGENFGSGSSREQAPLVLKALGVSAVVAKSFARIFFRNAINIGLPVILCKEVYDDVQNQDTLEIDVQRGSIRSVKSGEIFTSTTLPAHVMNILKAGGLIGFLNQK, encoded by the coding sequence ATGATTAAATTGATTAAAGGTAAGGTATGGAAATTCGGTAATGATGTAGATACGGATCAAATCATTCCGTCCCAATATTTGCTATTGCCCACCGTAGAGGAAATGAAGCAGTATACCTTTGAACCTTTAGACAAAGACTTTGCTTCTACTATATGTGCAGGTGACGTCATTGTAGGAGGAGAAAATTTTGGTTCCGGTTCTTCCAGAGAACAGGCTCCATTAGTACTAAAAGCCTTAGGGGTAAGTGCAGTGGTAGCAAAATCTTTTGCAAGAATTTTCTTTAGAAATGCGATTAATATTGGATTGCCGGTAATACTCTGCAAAGAAGTTTATGATGATGTACAAAATCAGGATACCCTCGAGATCGACGTGCAAAGAGGTAGCATCCGAAGTGTCAAATCAGGTGAAATTTTTACATCTACCACGTTGCCAGCTCACGTGATGAACATATTAAAAGCAGGCGGCTTGATCGGATTTTTAAATCAGAAATAA
- a CDS encoding 3-isopropylmalate dehydratase large subunit, giving the protein MGMTIGEKILARASGKDVVKPGEIITAKVDLCMSNDGTTHLNIDIFENQLKAEKVYNPDKVVFIVDHNVPSESAKTAEVHKKMRIFAQKHQIPFYEGTGVCHQIMIEDFVVPGQLIIAADSHTCSYGGLGAFGTGVGCTDFTSVMHTGEIWLMVPETLKFIIEGKFKPGVYARDLILKIIGDIGANGANYKIMEFGGPAVKDFTIDDRVVLCNMAVEAGAKSGLIAPDETTIEYVTSKGRQDMHLFTSDEDAVYEKIYYYNLDELEPMIAIPHCVDDVVPIKEISEVKINQGFIGSCNNGRIEELRAAAEILRGNKVDPYMKLLISPASKAIYLQALSEGLIDIFVESGAMVLNPNCSVCWGSCQGVIGEGEVLLSTGTRNFKGRAGHPNSSIYLASAATVAASALTGKITDPRGAVQ; this is encoded by the coding sequence ATGGGAATGACGATAGGAGAGAAAATCTTGGCTCGGGCTAGTGGTAAGGATGTTGTGAAACCTGGGGAAATCATCACGGCAAAAGTAGATTTATGTATGAGTAATGATGGTACAACCCATTTAAATATTGATATATTTGAAAATCAACTGAAGGCAGAAAAAGTCTATAATCCAGATAAGGTAGTTTTTATTGTAGATCATAATGTGCCTTCAGAAAGTGCCAAAACTGCTGAGGTACACAAAAAAATGCGAATATTTGCGCAAAAACATCAAATTCCATTTTATGAAGGAACAGGCGTGTGTCATCAGATCATGATTGAAGATTTTGTTGTACCGGGACAGTTGATCATTGCGGCAGATTCTCATACCTGTTCTTATGGTGGGCTAGGAGCCTTTGGCACAGGGGTGGGCTGTACGGATTTTACTTCTGTAATGCATACAGGAGAAATATGGCTGATGGTGCCAGAGACATTAAAGTTTATTATTGAAGGTAAGTTTAAACCAGGTGTATATGCGCGGGATTTGATCTTAAAAATCATTGGTGACATAGGGGCAAATGGAGCTAACTACAAGATTATGGAGTTTGGCGGACCGGCCGTGAAAGATTTTACCATTGATGATAGAGTTGTACTTTGTAATATGGCGGTGGAGGCAGGAGCAAAAAGTGGTCTTATTGCGCCAGATGAAACTACTATTGAATATGTTACCTCCAAAGGGCGTCAAGATATGCATCTATTTACTAGTGATGAGGATGCAGTGTATGAGAAGATATATTACTATAATTTAGATGAATTAGAGCCGATGATTGCTATACCTCACTGTGTAGATGATGTCGTTCCCATAAAAGAGATTTCCGAAGTAAAGATTAATCAGGGATTTATTGGTTCCTGCAATAACGGAAGAATCGAAGAACTTCGTGCTGCCGCAGAAATTTTACGGGGAAATAAGGTTGATCCTTATATGAAACTACTGATTTCCCCTGCCTCGAAAGCAATATACTTACAGGCTTTATCAGAAGGGCTCATTGACATTTTCGTCGAAAGTGGCGCGATGGTACTTAATCCAAATTGTAGTGTTTGCTGGGGAAGCTGCCAGGGGGTAATTGGTGAAGGGGAAGTCTTATTATCTACAGGAACACGAAACTTTAAAGGTAGAGCAGGCCATCCTAATTCCAGTATTTACTTGGCTTCAGCAGCTACGGTTGCTGCTTCAGCTCTTACAGGAAAAATAACAGATCCCAGGGGGGCAGTACAATGA
- a CDS encoding 3-isopropylmalate dehydratase, giving the protein MNRKFTGRVWKLGDDIDTDIIIPTQFLALNSVEDMKRYAFYPLRPRLPELINPGDIIVAGKNFGCGSSREQAPEIIAALKVGCIIAKSYARIFYRNAFNNGLLLLENEDLYDCCGEGDEVSVNLESSKVSLGKKAFKVSSIPRDLLKMVEAGGLVPFMRERNGK; this is encoded by the coding sequence ATGAATAGAAAATTTACAGGAAGAGTTTGGAAACTAGGAGATGATATTGATACGGATATTATTATCCCTACCCAGTTTCTTGCCTTGAACTCAGTAGAAGATATGAAGAGATATGCATTTTATCCTCTAAGGCCCAGGTTGCCTGAATTGATTAATCCAGGGGACATTATTGTAGCAGGGAAAAACTTTGGTTGTGGTTCTTCACGGGAACAAGCGCCAGAAATTATCGCAGCATTGAAAGTTGGCTGTATTATTGCTAAATCTTATGCTAGGATATTTTATCGCAATGCGTTTAATAATGGTTTGCTGCTTCTTGAGAATGAAGACCTTTATGATTGTTGCGGAGAAGGCGATGAAGTTTCTGTAAATCTTGAAAGCAGTAAAGTATCCCTAGGGAAAAAAGCATTTAAGGTATCTTCCATACCCAGGGATTTACTAAAGATGGTAGAAGCAGGCGGACTAGTTCCTTTTATGAGAGAACGGAATGGCAAGTAG
- a CDS encoding 3-isopropylmalate dehydratase large subunit, whose translation MGYTLAEKIIMKNTGKKSVTPGELLNVNVDRVMVHDIFAPFVVEKFREMGFEKVWNPDKIVFVYDHLVPTSFIEDFRHHKIGDDFAREQNIKAVHRSDGVCHQLMPELRYVVPGQVVFGTDSHTTTYGAIGAFSTGIGYTEMAAIFGTGELWIKVPPTLKFIINGDLPKGVYAKDIILRILGDIGADGATYKAMEFTGSTIDGLSISSRMTLSNMAVEAGAKVGVIAPDEKTFAFSGVDGNKYQDLKSDHDAGYEKVFTYDASTLKPVVACPSNVDNISDVEQLYGTKIDQGFIGSCTNGRLEDLEIAAEILKGRKIAPFTRLIVTPASRSIYAEAVKKGIIGILVEAGAIMNPPSCGLCCGRSGGIVSDGEKVIATNNRNFLGRMGSPKSEIFLASPATVAAAVLEGKIVNPRKYLSDD comes from the coding sequence ATGGGATATACTCTAGCAGAAAAAATCATCATGAAAAATACTGGGAAAAAGTCGGTTACTCCAGGTGAACTGCTCAATGTTAATGTGGATCGGGTCATGGTTCACGACATTTTTGCCCCTTTTGTAGTTGAAAAATTTAGAGAAATGGGCTTTGAGAAAGTCTGGAATCCAGATAAGATTGTTTTTGTCTATGATCATCTTGTTCCCACTAGTTTTATTGAAGATTTTCGCCACCATAAAATAGGGGATGACTTTGCCAGAGAACAAAACATTAAGGCTGTTCATCGTTCTGATGGTGTTTGTCATCAATTGATGCCAGAGTTACGATATGTTGTTCCTGGTCAAGTGGTTTTTGGTACAGATTCTCATACGACTACCTATGGGGCAATTGGTGCTTTTTCTACAGGGATTGGTTATACGGAAATGGCGGCAATTTTTGGAACGGGAGAGTTATGGATAAAGGTTCCGCCAACTCTAAAGTTTATCATAAATGGTGATCTACCAAAGGGCGTATATGCCAAAGATATCATTTTAAGAATTCTTGGGGATATTGGAGCTGACGGAGCTACTTATAAAGCCATGGAGTTTACTGGCTCCACAATTGATGGTTTAAGTATATCTTCAAGAATGACGCTTTCCAACATGGCAGTAGAAGCGGGAGCTAAGGTCGGAGTAATTGCCCCTGATGAAAAAACTTTCGCATTTAGTGGCGTAGATGGCAATAAGTATCAGGATTTAAAAAGCGACCATGATGCAGGGTATGAAAAGGTTTTCACCTATGATGCATCCACATTAAAACCTGTTGTTGCCTGTCCATCAAATGTAGATAATATTAGTGATGTGGAACAATTGTATGGAACAAAAATAGATCAAGGTTTTATTGGATCCTGTACCAATGGCAGGCTTGAAGATTTGGAGATCGCAGCCGAAATACTAAAGGGACGTAAAATTGCCCCTTTTACAAGGCTTATTGTGACCCCTGCTAGCCGCAGTATCTACGCAGAAGCTGTGAAAAAAGGTATTATCGGTATTTTAGTGGAAGCGGGAGCCATTATGAATCCACCTTCCTGTGGCTTATGCTGTGGCAGGAGTGGCGGTATTGTATCAGATGGGGAGAAAGTCATTGCAACGAATAATCGAAATTTCTTAGGCAGGATGGGCAGTCCTAAGTCTGAAATCTTCCTTGCCTCCCCAGCGACAGTCGCTGCTGCCGTATTGGAAGGTAAAATTGTGAATCCAAGAAAGTATTTATCCGATGACTAA
- a CDS encoding tRNA threonylcarbamoyladenosine dehydratase: protein MLHQFSRTELLIGEEALNRLKNSKVAVFGIGGVGSYTVEGLVRSGVGKLVLIDDDCVCLTNINRQLLATRKTVGKAKVEVMKERILEINPDVEVTTLQKFYMPDTADELIFDDYDYIVDAIDTVTGKIDLIQKANAKNIPIISCMGAGNKLDPTQFEVADIYKTSVCPLAKVMRKELKKRGIPSLKVVYSKEVPITPKETEGSSCTTGCICPSGTTRKCTIRRQIPGSISFVPSVAGLIIAGEVVKDIAFSKK, encoded by the coding sequence ATGTTACATCAATTTTCTCGAACTGAATTACTAATTGGCGAGGAAGCATTAAATAGATTAAAGAACAGTAAAGTAGCTGTTTTTGGCATTGGCGGTGTAGGATCTTATACTGTAGAAGGATTGGTTCGATCAGGGGTAGGCAAACTAGTCCTCATTGATGACGACTGTGTTTGCTTAACTAACATTAATCGTCAATTACTTGCGACCCGCAAAACTGTAGGCAAAGCTAAAGTTGAGGTTATGAAAGAACGAATTTTAGAAATTAACCCTGACGTAGAAGTAACAACCTTACAAAAATTTTATATGCCAGATACTGCCGATGAATTAATTTTTGATGACTATGACTATATCGTAGATGCCATTGATACAGTAACAGGAAAAATTGATTTAATTCAAAAGGCTAATGCGAAAAATATCCCCATTATAAGCTGCATGGGTGCCGGTAATAAACTAGATCCAACACAATTTGAAGTAGCGGATATTTACAAAACTTCTGTATGCCCCTTAGCCAAAGTAATGCGTAAAGAATTAAAAAAACGTGGGATTCCTTCCTTAAAGGTGGTCTATTCAAAAGAAGTGCCAATAACCCCAAAAGAAACAGAAGGGTCGAGTTGTACAACAGGTTGCATCTGCCCCTCAGGCACTACCCGAAAATGTACAATTCGCCGTCAAATCCCTGGTAGTATCTCTTTCGTGCCATCCGTTGCTGGCCTAATCATCGCTGGTGAAGTCGTAAAAGACATTGCCTTTAGTAAGAAGTAA
- a CDS encoding protein tyrosine phosphatase yields the protein MKKIAAMIAFLLLFCPSFLRAMSEVTQNEPVIKIDSNHESQLPKNFRTTSNLENFTENIPSTLGLTELHESGSAQFSEKEFTQVLGKISGKIIIVDLRQESHGFLDGTAVSWYGKKNWANVGKSLEEIEKDEQERLQSSLTTPINIAPFKANEAGKISNALTEAQLVSSYGVQYFRIPVTDHMPPSNENVDQFIQFYKSLPQDAWLHFHCHAGHGRTTTFMAMYDILRNGKKVSFEDIMKRQALLGNMDLREIPSSKKAWERKLYEDRALFIKQFYDYVTQSSDDLPVMWSDWIGQHQ from the coding sequence ATGAAAAAAATTGCAGCAATGATTGCGTTCCTCTTATTATTTTGTCCGTCTTTTCTACGGGCTATGTCTGAAGTTACACAAAATGAACCAGTCATTAAGATTGACAGCAATCATGAATCGCAGCTTCCTAAAAATTTTAGAACAACAAGTAATTTAGAGAATTTTACAGAAAATATACCTTCTACGTTAGGGCTTACAGAACTGCATGAATCAGGGAGTGCTCAATTTTCAGAAAAAGAATTTACCCAAGTTTTAGGTAAAATATCTGGGAAAATCATTATTGTTGACTTACGGCAAGAATCTCATGGATTTTTAGATGGTACGGCTGTAAGCTGGTATGGGAAAAAAAACTGGGCAAATGTTGGTAAAAGCTTAGAGGAAATTGAGAAAGATGAACAAGAACGATTGCAGTCATCACTAACTACTCCCATAAACATAGCACCTTTTAAAGCAAACGAGGCAGGGAAAATCAGCAATGCACTTACGGAAGCTCAACTTGTTTCTTCTTATGGAGTACAATATTTTCGTATTCCCGTTACGGATCATATGCCGCCTAGTAATGAGAATGTAGATCAATTTATTCAGTTTTATAAGAGCTTACCTCAAGATGCTTGGCTTCATTTTCATTGTCATGCTGGCCATGGCCGGACGACTACTTTTATGGCTATGTATGATATTTTGCGAAATGGGAAAAAGGTTAGCTTTGAAGATATCATGAAACGTCAAGCTTTATTAGGTAATATGGATCTTCGGGAAATACCATCATCTAAAAAAGCTTGGGAACGGAAACTTTATGAAGATCGGGCACTCTTTATTAAACAGTTTTATGATTATGTAACTCAATCAAGTGATGATTTGCCCGTTATGTGGTCTGATTGGATTGGACAGCATCAATAA